A genomic region of uncultured Paludibaculum sp. contains the following coding sequences:
- a CDS encoding Gfo/Idh/MocA family oxidoreductase, whose translation MADTTRRIFTKSAMAATALSYGRIFGANEKIHMGYIGLGNRGDQVHDAFLEHGDQETVAVCDLRDDYMDFAIKKSRATPKKYSDYKKLLDDKNVDAVVVAAPDHWHALMFVDACHAGKDVYCEKPLSLTIWEGRRMVQVAAETKRVSQIGIHRRSVESLRQAAEFVRNGGIGHVTVAKGYHVQNEWPNGIGNAPNAAPPSAEMWEKWLGPAPKTPYNINRTFYNFRWFYDYSGGQITNFGVHYMDWIRWALGKEAPKSVVAMGGNYAIKDNREIPDTCEVLWDYGDTMVVFSQYNANGAPTNAKNSELEIRGTKGTMYLQSGKWEVVPEKTTDVLFGQRTPLNRSLEKGYGPSKKPAMEPVSNGSGFAETYPHTRNFLDCVKSRKKCNCDVLDGHLSTSACILGHIALRTKSYLEWDLKTEKFTNNAAANKLLSYQYRAPYKLG comes from the coding sequence ATGGCTGACACGACAAGACGCATTTTTACCAAGTCCGCGATGGCGGCTACGGCATTGAGCTATGGGCGCATCTTCGGCGCCAACGAGAAAATCCACATGGGCTACATCGGTCTGGGCAACCGGGGCGATCAGGTGCACGACGCGTTTCTCGAGCACGGCGACCAGGAGACGGTGGCTGTCTGCGACCTGCGCGACGACTACATGGATTTTGCGATCAAGAAGTCGCGAGCGACACCGAAGAAATACTCAGACTACAAGAAGCTGCTGGACGACAAGAACGTCGACGCCGTGGTGGTGGCGGCTCCGGACCACTGGCACGCGTTGATGTTTGTGGATGCCTGCCACGCGGGCAAGGATGTGTATTGCGAGAAGCCGCTATCGCTGACCATCTGGGAAGGACGGCGGATGGTGCAGGTGGCGGCCGAGACGAAGCGGGTGTCGCAGATCGGGATTCACCGGCGCAGTGTGGAGTCGCTGCGGCAGGCGGCGGAGTTTGTACGGAACGGCGGCATCGGGCATGTGACCGTGGCCAAAGGCTATCACGTGCAGAACGAGTGGCCGAACGGGATCGGCAACGCTCCGAACGCGGCGCCGCCGAGCGCGGAGATGTGGGAGAAGTGGCTGGGTCCGGCACCTAAGACGCCATACAACATCAATCGCACGTTCTACAACTTCCGCTGGTTCTATGACTACTCGGGTGGGCAGATCACGAACTTCGGCGTCCACTACATGGACTGGATCCGGTGGGCGTTGGGCAAGGAAGCGCCGAAGTCCGTCGTGGCGATGGGCGGAAACTACGCCATCAAGGATAATCGGGAGATCCCCGATACCTGCGAAGTGCTGTGGGATTACGGCGACACGATGGTGGTGTTCAGCCAGTACAACGCAAATGGCGCTCCGACGAACGCGAAGAACAGCGAACTGGAGATCCGCGGGACGAAAGGCACCATGTACCTGCAGAGCGGCAAATGGGAAGTGGTGCCGGAGAAGACGACCGACGTGCTGTTCGGGCAACGCACGCCGCTGAATCGGAGTCTGGAAAAGGGCTATGGTCCCTCGAAGAAGCCGGCGATGGAACCGGTGTCGAATGGCTCCGGCTTTGCGGAGACCTATCCACATACACGCAACTTCCTCGATTGCGTGAAGAGCCGCAAGAAGTGCAACTGCGACGTATTGGACGGGCACCTGTCGACGTCAGCCTGCATCCTGGGCCACATCGCCTTGCGCACGAAGAGCTATCTGGAGTGGGACCTGAAGACCGAAAAGTTCACCAACAACGCGGCGGCCAATAAGCTGCTGAGCTATCAGTACCGGGCACCTTACAAGCTGGGGTAA
- a CDS encoding S41 family peptidase, which translates to MKTFSFVPLIFAVTVTSAQAGSRALAEPSLCQARAEIAFVSGGDIWTAPLKGGEAQLLVSNPATESRPMWSPDGAKLAFVSTRTGGGDIYVLTLASGQLKRLTFDDGPETLDNWSRDGKWVYFHANKAVQLADIYRVSVEGGTPMEVIADQMMTEFHAAPAPDGQSVAFAARGIGYNQWWRHGHSHLDESEIWLWKEGAATPFTKLVEMGARNEWPMWSTDGKSLYYVSDRGGAENVWAWQGGATRPLTKFKDGRVLWASIGYDGKTIVFERDFAIWQCDAKNGQASQVPITLRGVPSGNGFTRQTLTTFGGLALSPDGKKIAVTAHGEIWAAPSKDGGEAIRVTTTPAAESTVVWAPDSKEIAYLSDRGGHANLFSYDFATRTEKQLTKADLNDAGPKFSPDGKQIAFVRDRKELRLLTLASGQEQVLASGSISGPIAWSGDGQWIAFSPAGEKSFRNIAAVPAAGGAAKPLSFLANMSTFDALWSPDGKYLLFSTSQRTENTQVGRVELVPRAPKFREDEFRDLFKETAKKPDPPKTEAAKPEAAKTEEKKKTPVEITFEGIRQRLSLLPVGLDAEATAISPDGKWLLLEAEVAGQANLYLWPLDELAKEAPVAKQLTSTPAPKGSAQWASDSKTVWYTEGGRVMNINIESRQAKPLALNAEMDVDFDSEKVQVFRQAWGVMRDIFYDDKFHGADWNAVKTRFEPQIEGAQTSDEVRRLISLMLGELNASHSGISAPGRPAPGPVGKLGLRFGRTAYEESGQLKVSEVITLGPADVAKVKTGEVIVSVDGTAVDGHTNLDDLLRGTVDKRVELKVSNGTETREVVLRPISNGAEGNLRYRQWVEGRRAYVEKVSGGKLGYVHMRDMGDASLRQLYIDLDTENQTKQGVVIDIRNNNGGFVNAYALDVFSRRPYLRMEQRGMPQGPARSILGQRSLELPTILVTNQFSLSDAEDFTEGYRTLKLGKVVGEPTAGWIIYTGGAQLLDGSVLRTPGTKVFDHEGKVMELNPRPVDVAVTRAVGETYTDKDAQLDAAVRELLSEIKK; encoded by the coding sequence GTGAAGACATTCAGCTTCGTTCCACTCATTTTCGCCGTCACCGTGACTTCCGCCCAGGCGGGCAGCCGCGCGTTGGCGGAACCATCGTTGTGCCAGGCGAGGGCGGAGATCGCCTTTGTCTCGGGGGGCGACATCTGGACCGCCCCCTTAAAAGGCGGAGAAGCGCAGTTGCTGGTGTCGAACCCAGCGACGGAATCGCGCCCGATGTGGTCTCCGGACGGGGCGAAGCTTGCATTCGTGTCCACGCGCACGGGTGGTGGGGACATCTATGTGTTGACGCTCGCTTCCGGGCAGTTGAAGCGGCTGACGTTCGACGATGGGCCGGAGACCCTGGACAACTGGTCGCGGGACGGCAAGTGGGTCTACTTCCACGCGAACAAGGCCGTGCAGTTGGCCGATATCTATCGAGTCAGTGTCGAGGGCGGCACACCGATGGAGGTGATCGCCGATCAGATGATGACGGAGTTCCACGCGGCGCCGGCTCCGGATGGGCAGAGCGTGGCGTTCGCGGCGCGAGGCATCGGCTACAACCAGTGGTGGCGGCACGGGCACAGCCATCTGGACGAGAGCGAGATCTGGTTGTGGAAAGAAGGTGCGGCCACGCCCTTCACCAAGCTGGTGGAGATGGGTGCACGGAACGAGTGGCCGATGTGGAGCACGGACGGCAAGTCGCTCTACTACGTCTCCGATCGCGGTGGCGCTGAGAACGTGTGGGCCTGGCAGGGCGGAGCGACCCGGCCACTAACGAAGTTCAAGGACGGCCGTGTGCTGTGGGCGTCCATTGGCTACGACGGCAAGACCATCGTCTTTGAGCGCGATTTCGCCATCTGGCAGTGCGATGCAAAGAACGGGCAGGCATCGCAGGTGCCCATTACATTACGGGGCGTGCCTTCGGGCAATGGGTTCACACGGCAGACCCTGACGACATTCGGCGGGCTGGCGCTCTCTCCGGACGGAAAGAAGATTGCGGTGACGGCGCATGGCGAGATCTGGGCGGCGCCCTCGAAAGACGGCGGCGAGGCGATTCGGGTGACAACGACCCCGGCGGCGGAGTCGACCGTAGTGTGGGCGCCCGACAGCAAGGAGATCGCGTACCTGTCTGACCGCGGCGGCCACGCGAACCTGTTCTCCTACGACTTCGCGACCCGAACCGAGAAGCAACTTACCAAAGCGGACTTGAACGACGCAGGACCGAAGTTCTCACCGGACGGGAAGCAGATCGCGTTCGTCCGGGACCGTAAGGAACTGCGGTTGCTGACTCTGGCCAGTGGGCAAGAGCAGGTGCTCGCTTCGGGTTCGATTTCGGGACCGATTGCGTGGTCGGGGGACGGGCAGTGGATCGCGTTCTCGCCGGCCGGAGAGAAATCGTTCCGGAACATCGCCGCGGTGCCGGCGGCGGGTGGTGCTGCGAAGCCTCTCAGCTTCCTGGCGAACATGTCGACCTTTGACGCGCTGTGGAGTCCGGATGGGAAGTACCTGCTGTTCTCGACGTCGCAGCGCACGGAGAACACGCAGGTGGGCCGTGTCGAGCTGGTTCCGAGGGCTCCAAAGTTCCGTGAGGACGAGTTCCGCGACCTGTTCAAGGAGACCGCGAAGAAGCCGGATCCGCCCAAGACCGAAGCAGCCAAGCCCGAGGCCGCCAAGACGGAGGAAAAGAAGAAGACCCCCGTGGAGATCACATTCGAAGGGATCCGTCAGCGGTTGTCGCTGTTGCCGGTGGGCCTCGATGCTGAGGCAACAGCGATCAGTCCGGATGGCAAATGGCTACTGCTCGAAGCAGAGGTGGCGGGACAGGCGAACCTGTATCTCTGGCCGCTGGACGAACTGGCGAAGGAAGCTCCAGTGGCGAAGCAGCTTACGTCGACACCCGCCCCCAAGGGTAGCGCGCAGTGGGCTTCCGATTCGAAGACGGTCTGGTACACCGAGGGCGGCCGCGTGATGAACATCAACATCGAATCGCGGCAGGCGAAGCCGCTGGCCCTGAATGCCGAGATGGATGTCGACTTCGACAGCGAGAAGGTGCAGGTGTTCCGCCAGGCCTGGGGCGTGATGCGCGACATCTTCTACGACGACAAATTCCATGGAGCCGACTGGAATGCAGTCAAAACCCGGTTTGAGCCGCAGATCGAAGGCGCTCAGACCTCGGACGAAGTCCGGCGATTGATCTCGCTGATGCTGGGCGAACTGAATGCTTCGCACTCGGGCATCTCGGCGCCGGGGCGGCCTGCTCCTGGTCCGGTGGGCAAGTTGGGCTTGCGCTTCGGCCGCACCGCATATGAGGAGAGCGGCCAATTGAAAGTGTCCGAAGTGATCACGCTGGGGCCGGCGGATGTCGCGAAGGTTAAGACCGGCGAGGTGATTGTGTCGGTGGACGGCACGGCCGTCGATGGGCACACGAATCTCGACGATCTGTTGCGCGGCACGGTGGACAAGCGCGTGGAGCTCAAGGTGAGTAACGGCACGGAGACGCGGGAAGTTGTGCTGCGGCCCATCTCGAACGGAGCGGAGGGCAATCTGCGCTACCGCCAGTGGGTGGAAGGCCGGCGGGCTTACGTCGAGAAGGTGAGCGGAGGCAAGCTGGGTTATGTGCATATGCGCGACATGGGCGATGCGTCCCTGCGGCAGTTGTACATCGATCTCGACACGGAGAACCAGACGAAGCAGGGCGTGGTGATCGACATCCGCAACAACAACGGCGGGTTTGTGAACGCGTACGCGCTGGATGTGTTTTCGCGGCGGCCCTATCTGCGGATGGAGCAGCGCGGGATGCCGCAGGGGCCTGCGCGATCGATTTTGGGGCAGAGGTCGTTGGAGTTGCCGACGATTCTGGTAACGAACCAGTTCTCGTTGTCGGATGCGGAGGACTTCACGGAAGGGTATCGCACCTTGAAGCTGGGCAAAGTGGTGGGCGAGCCGACGGCCGGATGGATCATCTACACGGGCGGGGCACAGCTGCTGGACGGCAGCGTCCTGCGGACGCCGGGGACCAAGGTCTTCGACCACGAAGGCAAAGTGATGGAATTGAATCCGCGGCCGGTGGACGTCGCAGTGACGCGGGCCGTCGGGGAGACGTATACCGACAAGGACGCGCAGCTCGACGCAGCGGTGCGGGAGCTGTTGAGTGAGATCAAGAAATAA
- the trxA gene encoding thioredoxin codes for MAGKNTVEFSDASFDQDVLNADVPVLVDFWAEWCGPCKMIGPTVDAFAEEYAGKVKVGKVNVDFNNGTAARFMIRGIPALLLFKGGKVVDQRIGAVGKSELVKMVEPHLG; via the coding sequence ATGGCTGGCAAGAACACAGTGGAATTTAGCGACGCGAGCTTCGATCAGGACGTGCTCAACGCCGATGTCCCCGTTCTGGTGGACTTCTGGGCGGAGTGGTGCGGTCCTTGTAAGATGATCGGACCTACCGTCGACGCCTTTGCCGAGGAGTATGCCGGGAAGGTGAAGGTCGGCAAAGTCAACGTGGATTTCAATAATGGCACCGCGGCCCGTTTCATGATTCGCGGCATTCCTGCCTTGTTGCTCTTCAAAGGCGGCAAGGTGGTGGATCAACGCATTGGCGCCGTGGGCAAATCCGAGCTTGTGAAGATGGTGGAGCCGCATCTGGGATAA
- a CDS encoding sugar phosphate isomerase/epimerase family protein, with amino-acid sequence MTRRDFVMASAALPLVAQPAKVKPVLCIFSKHMSEFQWDELGAKAKEVGFDGVDLTVRPKGHVLPERVAEDLPKAVEAIRKHGLTVPMVTTDLKDASDPAAKPTFEAMKKVGVPLYKVGYWNYKKGQGVIAAAAENKRKLDGLLALSKQYGLTAGLHNHSGAYFGCAVWDYRELLKDVSPRDAGYYFDPGHATVEGGLNGWRVSLDMVLPRLKMSAIKDFYWEKADGKWKNHWCPLGEGMVNWQAVFAEYAKAQFGGPLSLHLEYPGGDDLPSIRKDLEYMRKQVDAAYA; translated from the coding sequence ATGACACGACGCGATTTCGTCATGGCTTCGGCGGCGCTGCCCCTGGTCGCGCAGCCGGCCAAAGTAAAACCGGTGTTGTGCATCTTCTCGAAGCACATGTCGGAGTTCCAATGGGATGAGCTGGGCGCGAAGGCCAAGGAGGTGGGTTTCGACGGCGTGGATCTGACGGTGCGGCCCAAAGGGCACGTGCTGCCGGAACGCGTGGCGGAGGACCTGCCCAAGGCTGTGGAGGCCATCCGCAAGCACGGCCTGACCGTACCGATGGTGACAACGGATCTGAAGGACGCCAGCGATCCGGCGGCGAAGCCGACCTTCGAGGCCATGAAGAAGGTGGGCGTCCCGCTGTACAAGGTCGGCTACTGGAACTACAAGAAGGGCCAAGGCGTGATCGCCGCGGCGGCGGAGAATAAGCGGAAGCTGGATGGACTGCTGGCGCTGTCGAAGCAGTACGGTCTGACGGCCGGGCTGCACAACCATTCAGGCGCTTATTTCGGTTGTGCCGTATGGGACTACCGCGAACTGCTGAAAGACGTGAGTCCGCGCGACGCGGGCTACTACTTCGATCCTGGCCACGCAACTGTGGAAGGCGGGCTGAACGGCTGGCGCGTGTCACTGGACATGGTGCTGCCGCGGCTGAAGATGTCAGCCATCAAGGACTTCTACTGGGAAAAAGCCGACGGTAAGTGGAAGAATCATTGGTGCCCGCTGGGCGAAGGAATGGTGAACTGGCAAGCCGTATTCGCAGAGTATGCCAAGGCCCAGTTTGGCGGTCCGTTGTCGCTGCACCTGGAGTATCCGGGCGGCGATGATCTGCCGTCCATCCGGAAAGACTTGGAATATATGAGGAAACAGGTGGACGCAGCTTACGCATAG
- the glgA gene encoding glycogen synthase GlgA, with translation MSRVLMVSPEATPFAKTGGLADVTGALPAALQAVGDEVAVVMPRYRQIPYHETESAFDNMVVFAGSTPYRVDIRTQVHNGVRFFFVEAPYFFDREGIYNVNNRDYADNHKRFAVLCLAAIGVAQTVFECDILHCHDWQAALTPVYLADQQHANPRFAGVKTVMTIHNMGYQGIFGKPSFPDLGLNWGWFTSDKLEHFGDINMMKAGIQTADWVTTVSPTYAREIQRPEGGFGLDGVLRGRSMALSGILNGVDYDEWSPETDKYLPANYSSEDLSGKRVCKRALLEEFGLPADNLDRPVIGIVSRFAEQKGFDLIAGIANLVAERDIQLVILGSGERRFERIFQDWQRWLPHRVGLYTGFNNGLAHRVEAGSDIFLMPSLYEPCGLNQIYSLRYGTVPVVRATGGLDDTIQEDTGFKFSWYSVGALYDTLRSALGAFENRDSWTARMRRGMAKDYSWNASAREYSALYQRLLGRG, from the coding sequence ATGAGCCGCGTCCTGATGGTCAGCCCCGAAGCTACCCCTTTTGCCAAGACGGGAGGACTTGCCGATGTCACCGGAGCCCTTCCAGCCGCCCTTCAGGCTGTCGGCGACGAGGTAGCGGTTGTCATGCCGCGATATCGGCAGATCCCCTACCACGAAACCGAGAGTGCGTTCGACAATATGGTGGTCTTCGCCGGATCCACGCCCTATCGCGTGGATATCCGCACACAGGTTCACAACGGGGTACGGTTCTTCTTTGTCGAGGCGCCCTATTTCTTTGACCGCGAAGGTATCTACAACGTCAACAACCGCGACTACGCCGACAACCATAAGCGCTTTGCGGTCCTCTGCCTGGCCGCCATCGGGGTCGCCCAAACCGTCTTCGAGTGCGACATCCTGCACTGTCACGACTGGCAGGCTGCGCTCACGCCGGTCTACCTGGCCGATCAGCAACACGCCAATCCACGTTTTGCCGGCGTCAAGACCGTGATGACCATCCACAACATGGGCTATCAGGGCATCTTCGGCAAGCCCTCGTTCCCCGATCTGGGACTCAACTGGGGTTGGTTCACTTCAGACAAGCTTGAGCACTTCGGCGACATCAACATGATGAAAGCCGGAATCCAGACCGCCGACTGGGTGACCACCGTCAGCCCCACCTACGCCCGCGAGATCCAGCGGCCCGAAGGCGGGTTTGGCCTGGACGGCGTCCTGCGCGGCCGATCCATGGCCCTGTCCGGCATTCTGAATGGCGTCGATTATGACGAATGGAGCCCGGAAACAGACAAATATCTGCCCGCCAACTACTCCAGCGAGGACCTGTCCGGGAAGAGGGTGTGCAAACGCGCGCTTCTGGAGGAGTTCGGGCTCCCGGCTGACAACCTTGACCGCCCCGTCATCGGCATCGTCTCCCGGTTTGCTGAGCAGAAAGGCTTTGACCTCATCGCCGGCATCGCGAACCTGGTGGCCGAACGCGATATCCAGCTTGTTATCCTCGGCAGTGGCGAGCGGCGCTTCGAGCGCATCTTTCAAGACTGGCAGCGCTGGCTGCCCCACCGTGTCGGCCTCTATACCGGCTTCAACAATGGCCTCGCCCACCGCGTTGAGGCCGGCTCGGACATCTTCCTCATGCCGAGCCTCTACGAACCCTGTGGACTCAATCAGATCTACAGTTTGCGCTATGGAACCGTCCCCGTGGTCCGCGCCACCGGCGGGCTGGATGATACCATTCAGGAAGATACCGGTTTTAAGTTCAGTTGGTACTCCGTAGGCGCGCTCTACGACACGTTACGTTCGGCGCTGGGCGCTTTTGAGAATCGCGACTCCTGGACGGCCCGAATGCGTCGTGGAATGGCGAAAGACTACTCTTGGAACGCCTCGGCCCGCGAGTACTCTGCTTTGTATCAACGCTTGTTGGGGCGAGGTTGA
- a CDS encoding DinB family protein produces MSVEDVAARFNAAVQTAAGQLRQISEETASQPSRPGGWLRKQELGHLLDSAQNNHQRIAIAAIEGRYEGPKYAQNAWVDLHGYADMSWAHLLRRWEERNWMLGRLIGRIPADHLEAPVILGGSPPMSLEAWVDDYIQHLQHHVATITG; encoded by the coding sequence ATGAGTGTCGAAGACGTAGCCGCACGGTTCAATGCGGCCGTCCAAACCGCGGCGGGTCAACTTCGCCAGATCAGCGAAGAAACCGCCAGTCAACCTTCAAGGCCCGGCGGATGGCTCAGGAAACAGGAACTCGGCCATCTGCTCGACTCTGCCCAGAACAACCACCAGCGCATCGCCATCGCCGCCATCGAAGGCCGCTATGAGGGGCCCAAATACGCGCAAAACGCCTGGGTCGACCTGCACGGCTACGCGGATATGTCCTGGGCGCATCTGCTCCGCCGCTGGGAAGAGCGCAACTGGATGCTGGGCCGTCTTATCGGCCGCATCCCTGCCGATCACCTGGAGGCGCCGGTGATCCTCGGCGGTAGCCCGCCCATGTCGTTGGAGGCGTGGGTCGACGACTACATCCAACACCTTCAACACCACGTGGCGACAATCACGGGCTGA
- the ilvD gene encoding dihydroxy-acid dehydratase translates to MKLQSYTITQGRDRAPARAQLKGIGFTDEDLKKPIIGIANTWIGTMPCNFLLRDLAVDVARGIREAGGTPMEFNTIAISDGITMGTQGMKTSLISREVVADSIELVTRGHMFDGLVCLVACDKTIPGAALALLRLNIPGVILYGGSILPGQYKGKDVTIQEVFEAVGAAAAGKITDQELLDIENVASPGPGACGGQFTANTMATVMEIIGLSPMNTAMVPQVDNRKHAVAAHCGQVILDAVKNNLLPRTICTRAAFENAIASVAATGGSTNAVLHLLAMAREAGVDLVIDDFQTVSERTPLLLSLKPAGQYVAADVDKAGGIGVVAKRLVDGKFADASAMTITGKTLGEEAARSEETPGQQVVRALDNPIKKSGGLVILKGSLAPEGGVIKVTGIDRKIHQGPARVFNCEEDAMAAVTHGTIQHGDVLVIRYEGPKGGPGMREMLGVTSAIMGAGFGDTVALMTDGRFSGATRGFMVGHVAPEAAVGGPIAFVEEGDPITIDIEHRNISLDVDEATLAARRAKWTAPPPARTNGVMAKYIKLVSSAAEGAITSNVY, encoded by the coding sequence ATGAAACTCCAGTCGTACACCATCACCCAGGGACGGGACCGCGCCCCGGCGCGCGCCCAGCTGAAGGGTATCGGCTTCACCGATGAGGACTTGAAGAAGCCCATCATCGGTATCGCCAACACCTGGATTGGAACCATGCCGTGCAATTTCCTGTTGCGCGACCTGGCGGTAGACGTAGCTCGCGGTATCCGTGAAGCCGGCGGAACGCCGATGGAGTTCAACACCATCGCGATCTCCGACGGCATCACCATGGGCACGCAGGGCATGAAGACCTCGCTGATCTCCCGCGAGGTTGTGGCGGACTCCATCGAACTGGTAACGCGCGGGCATATGTTCGACGGCCTTGTCTGTCTGGTAGCCTGCGACAAAACGATTCCCGGCGCGGCGCTGGCACTGTTGCGGTTGAACATTCCTGGCGTCATCCTCTACGGCGGCTCGATTCTGCCGGGCCAGTACAAGGGCAAGGACGTCACGATTCAGGAAGTGTTCGAGGCTGTAGGTGCCGCGGCGGCCGGCAAGATCACCGATCAGGAATTGTTGGACATCGAGAACGTGGCGTCGCCGGGTCCGGGCGCTTGCGGTGGCCAGTTCACGGCCAACACCATGGCTACGGTGATGGAGATCATCGGATTGTCGCCCATGAATACGGCGATGGTGCCCCAAGTGGACAACCGGAAACACGCGGTGGCTGCGCATTGTGGCCAGGTGATTCTGGATGCGGTGAAGAACAATCTGCTGCCGCGGACGATCTGCACGCGGGCGGCGTTTGAGAACGCGATTGCAAGTGTGGCGGCGACCGGCGGCTCCACCAACGCCGTGCTGCACCTGTTGGCCATGGCCCGCGAGGCGGGTGTCGATCTCGTGATCGACGACTTCCAGACTGTCAGCGAGCGCACTCCGCTGCTGCTCAGCCTGAAACCGGCCGGCCAGTATGTAGCGGCGGATGTCGACAAGGCAGGCGGCATCGGCGTCGTGGCGAAACGGTTGGTGGATGGCAAGTTCGCCGATGCTTCGGCCATGACCATTACGGGCAAGACGCTGGGTGAAGAGGCGGCACGGTCAGAGGAGACGCCCGGGCAGCAGGTGGTGCGGGCTCTCGACAACCCCATCAAGAAGAGCGGCGGTCTGGTGATCCTGAAGGGTTCGCTGGCCCCGGAAGGCGGCGTGATCAAGGTGACGGGCATCGACCGCAAGATCCACCAGGGTCCGGCGCGCGTGTTCAATTGCGAAGAAGACGCCATGGCGGCGGTGACGCACGGCACCATCCAGCATGGCGACGTGCTGGTGATTCGCTATGAAGGACCGAAGGGCGGCCCGGGCATGCGCGAGATGCTGGGTGTGACCTCGGCCATCATGGGCGCCGGCTTTGGCGATACAGTGGCGCTGATGACGGATGGGCGGTTCTCGGGCGCAACCCGCGGCTTCATGGTGGGGCATGTGGCTCCGGAAGCGGCGGTGGGCGGGCCGATCGCGTTCGTGGAAGAAGGCGACCCCATTACGATCGATATCGAGCACCGCAACATTTCGCTCGACGTGGACGAGGCGACGCTGGCAGCGCGCCGGGCCAAGTGGACGGCCCCTCCGCCTGCGAGAACAAACGGCGTGATGGCCAAGTACATCAAGCTGGTGAGTTCGGCGGCCGAAGGTGCGATTACGTCCAACGTCTACTGA
- a CDS encoding pyridoxal-dependent decarboxylase: MMTNFDDVARRAGRYQATLAQRAVRPDAGSVAALPSLDLPLPATASTPAEIIAELDEFGASTVATTGGRYFGFVTGGVLPAAQGADMLVSAWGQNAAIDVMSPVAARLEELALSWLADALHLPATGGALVTGATMANFTGLAAAREALLARKGWNVASQGLFGAPPLPVVVGQEVHVSMRKALSLLGLGKDRVIQVPVDAQGRMRPDAFPQLSEPAIVCLQAGNVNTGAFDPAHELIPLARASQSWVHVDGAFGLWAAASPARAHLMNGFELADSWTTDAHKWLNAGYDCGIALLRDPAPLRDALDSPASYLSHGQQRQPMHYTPESSRRARGIPVWAALKSLGRAGLTELVERCCRHAVRFAEGLRAGGFEVLNDVILNQVLVSFGSSDETRAVISAIQEDGTCWCGSTVWQGRTAMRISVSSWATTDEDVARSLDAILRVARQTLDQGGNHP, translated from the coding sequence ATGATGACTAACTTCGACGATGTCGCCCGCCGCGCCGGGCGCTACCAGGCCACCCTCGCCCAGCGCGCCGTTCGACCCGATGCGGGCTCGGTCGCCGCGCTGCCAAGCCTCGACCTGCCGCTCCCGGCGACGGCATCCACGCCAGCCGAGATCATCGCCGAACTCGATGAGTTTGGCGCCAGTACCGTGGCCACCACCGGTGGCCGCTACTTTGGCTTCGTCACTGGAGGAGTCCTGCCGGCCGCACAGGGTGCGGACATGCTTGTCTCGGCTTGGGGCCAGAACGCGGCCATAGACGTCATGTCGCCGGTCGCCGCCCGGCTCGAGGAACTGGCTCTGTCCTGGCTGGCCGACGCTCTGCACCTGCCGGCCACCGGCGGCGCGTTGGTCACGGGAGCCACCATGGCGAACTTCACCGGCCTTGCCGCCGCTCGGGAAGCCCTACTCGCCCGGAAAGGCTGGAACGTTGCGTCGCAAGGCCTTTTCGGAGCTCCGCCCCTCCCTGTCGTCGTCGGCCAGGAGGTGCATGTTTCCATGCGCAAAGCACTGTCTTTGCTCGGACTTGGGAAGGACCGCGTCATCCAGGTGCCGGTCGACGCCCAGGGCCGCATGCGGCCGGACGCCTTCCCCCAGCTTAGCGAGCCCGCGATTGTCTGCCTGCAGGCGGGCAATGTCAACACGGGTGCCTTTGATCCTGCTCACGAACTGATTCCGCTGGCCAGGGCCTCCCAGTCATGGGTCCACGTCGACGGCGCTTTCGGCCTCTGGGCCGCGGCCTCGCCGGCGCGGGCCCATCTGATGAATGGTTTCGAACTGGCCGATTCCTGGACCACCGACGCCCATAAGTGGCTCAACGCAGGATACGACTGCGGTATCGCTCTGTTGCGCGATCCAGCCCCGTTGAGGGACGCTTTGGACTCGCCCGCCTCGTACTTAAGCCATGGCCAGCAGCGCCAGCCCATGCACTACACCCCGGAATCCTCGCGGCGCGCCCGCGGCATCCCGGTCTGGGCGGCCTTGAAATCACTGGGGCGGGCGGGACTGACCGAACTCGTGGAGCGCTGCTGCCGTCATGCCGTCCGTTTTGCCGAAGGGCTCCGCGCCGGGGGCTTCGAAGTCCTCAACGACGTTATCCTGAATCAGGTTCTGGTCTCGTTCGGTTCCTCTGATGAGACCCGGGCCGTCATCTCCGCCATCCAGGAGGATGGCACCTGCTGGTGCGGCTCAACCGTCTGGCAAGGGCGCACCGCCATGCGCATCAGCGTGTCGTCCTGGGCCACCACGGACGAGGATGTCGCCCGTTCGCTCGATGCCATTCTGCGAGTTGCACGTCAAACACTAGACCAGGGAGGCAACCATCCATGA